The nucleotide window GCCAGGCCGAGATGCCATCACGGCACGTGGCGGGGATTGGGGCCAAGCCTTGGCCCCGTGGCCGGGATTCGCCCCACGGCCACGCACCACCCTCCAGCCCCGGTCTCCTCACGGCTGGGGTCAGCCCCGGGGCTGAGGTTCACCTCCAGGCTGGGATTCACCCCGCAGCAGGGGCTCACCCCATGGCCGGGGTTTATCCCACAGCTGGGGCTCACCCAGTGGCCGGAATTTACCCCATGGCCGGAATTTACCCCACAGCTGGGGCTCACCCAGTGGCCGGGGTTTaccccaggacagggatctGCCCCACCGCTGGGGCTCACCTCACGGCCAGGGTTCACACCGGGGCCCGCCTTCACCCCACGACCGCGATTTGCCCCAGGGCCACGGCTCATCCCACGGCCGGGATCCGTCCCCCCGTGCCGGGAATCGGCCCCGCGAGCACGGCTCTCCCCACGGCCGCCCCCCGCGGCTCCGAGGCGAGCGCGGCATCCCCTCGGGCAGCTCCGGCTCCGGCCGCAGCGCGGCCGCGGCCTCCGGGGCTGCTCGGCGGTGCCGATCGCCATCTCCCCGCGGCGGGGGCTGCGCCCGCACCCCCCGCAcccgcggcccggccgcgccgctGCCGGCGGGGCCCGACatggcggcggggccgctcccgcccgcTCTCACCTGCatgcggcgcggcggggcggcggggccggcggcggcgcggcggggcgggcgcacACGACATGCGGGCGGCGGCCCGCGGGCAGCGGGGACGGAGCCGCGGGGCCcgggcggcagcggcagcggcggcggcgaggaggaggaaggagaggaggaggagcaggagcggCGGCCGGGGCGCGCAGGGCGGAGGAGacgggggcgggcgcggggaggcggcggcgggcggtgccggggccgcggcggggggAGCGCGGGCACTCGCGGGGCCGTGTCAGCGATCACGGAGCGGCTCCGGTGGGGGCACGAAGGAACCCGCCGCCCCCTTTATCCCCTCGTTTCCCCTCCTGTTCCCCCCTCGGTTTCACAGCCGCggtgggagaaggaagggaCGCCTGGGAATGCGGGGCGAACGGCGGGGATTTGAGTGTGCGGGCATCTGCTCGGTGTCTGCCCCCTctgtttctcctcctccaggcaGTGGAGTTTATTGGGCGCCCAAGTGTCGGTGGCACGGATCTTCGTGGGCAGCCGGAGCAGGGAAgtgcaggtaaaaaaaaaaattaaaaaattaaaatgcaccAGGGAGTGTTTGAGGAAGCAACAAGCGGTcgggggagcacagggagggacaaGAGATCAGGCTCTGGGTCTGTTAATTGGAATTtgctttctgctgcagctgcccgaGGTGATGCTGGACCCAAGAAGTTCATTGTTGGCCGGAGAGCGGGAAGGGCCTCAGCGATGGATGTTGGGGCTGTTGGTAGGAAACAGACTTTGGGGAGGTGTTTGTGATGGGTGATCATTATCTGCGAGCCCGTGTATCTCCAGAAATCCGTGCTCCATCCGTGCTCCAGGCAGAGACCTGCTGGGTAAAAGGCCAGAAGTGCACAGGGgactgagggacaggggacaatgCCAAGTACCTGTccataataatttcattttaccCCTGGAGCCTTAAACAAACGGCTGTCACTCCTCAGCTGAGGTGTTTTAGCCGAGGAGGGTTCCTTTTCCTCCCGTcgccctcctgcctccccatgTCCATACTTTCCGAAGACACTGAGCCAGGTGTTGGATTGGATGAACACAGTTTTGTTACAGTTTGTTTTACACAGCCGCCCTTGTCTGGTTTTGTAATCCTTGCACACAGATCCATTGGGGAGTTCTAGGCAGCCACATATCCCTGATGTAAAAACACTTGGACACACACTGATTGGGAAAGACTAGGAGATTGGAATGTTTTTAATCAAAAGCACATCAGTGTGGAATAGAAGCCCCCTTTAACCATTACAGTTTGTGGTGTGGATCTGAACAGCTCAGGACATACAAGTGAATGTTTGTAAGTGGATGCTGCTCCAGGACAGTGAATTAGGTGTCTCTTTTCCCACCCACCCCACAAGGGAGTAAGGGTGCGATGGCAGCCACCAAATCTCTTTTTGGAATTACACGTGGCTTGCAGCAGGCAATGTTCTCGCACACAGCCGTGGCTGAACAGGTGTCAACGCTCCCGTGGCTGAGGGCCGCGGCTCTGACTGCCCTCAGGAGCCGCCGCCATGTTGCTTCAGGGAAGGGGGACCAGTTAGGCCTCAGCGCTACGAAACAACCCGGGTTCGCCCTGAGGCTCCTCTGAGGCCACTGAAGAATCGAGCTGGAGGACTTTTGACCAGCCCTGGGCAATGGTCGCCTCTCTCGGGGCAGCGGAACCCGCGCACCCGCGGAACGATAGGCCCGGGCGCGGCGGGTTGGGGGGGACGGCGCTGGCTGGCACACCGCTAAAGAGCCCGGGCCTGCGGGCCGCCGGAACGCTTCTTCTCAGCCCCGGGGAACGAGTTCCGCAGGGAACGGTTCCGGTGGTGCACCAGGGCGGCTCGGCAAAATGGCGGCGCCCAGCGCCTGCTGCCTGTGGCGAGGTGAGGGGGCCGCGCTGAGGGTGCCGCggccctgaggggctgcaggggggccTGTCCGGGCGGGTCGGGGGTGCGGGGGCCGCGGCGCGTGGCTGAGGCGGTGTTTGCTCTCTCCCCGCAGCGCTGGCCCCGCGGTGCGGCTGGGTCCTCCCCGGGCTGCAGCAGCGCTTCGCCGTCCCCGCCGCGGTGAGCCCCGCCACCGCCCGGCCCTACGCGGCCGCAGCAAAGTGAGTGCGGGTCCGGCGTCCCGGGAGGTgttggggggtgtttggggggtttggtgTCCGCAGGGCTGCTCCGACAGCCGGCTGACCTTCAGAGGCTCCCGGAGAACAGCCTACACTCGCAgggaatgttttctgtgctgatggCACAGGGAAAGCTTGAGGCTGTGGTGTTGGGCTGTGCCTTTGAGGGATGTAGCAGGGTCGCATGTCAGAGTGAAAGCTGGTGAGCTTCTGGAGTCTGTTTGAAACCCTTCCCGTCTTTTAATTGGCTTTTCATTGTTTAATTTGCCGTCTCTGTAATAACAGCGTGGCTGGGAGAAGCAAGAGTAGACAGGGAATGAAGTGTTCTCAAGTGCTGCAGACTCTTTACAGAGGGATGGAGGGTCcagttattattttaatattgctTTCCTTGCCTGGATATCCTCTgaaaacagggaggaaaatgagaattgGGTGTTCAACTGAATGCAAAATGCcatgggagagggaggagaaaaccTTGCTTTATAAAATCAGAATGCTGTGAAAATACGATAACTGATGACCTCACAACgtgcctggggttttttttttggtcttagAGCTGCCAAAAAAGATGCCAAGAGGAGCCGGCAGGAGAAGGCGAAGGAGGCGGCCAAGGAGAAGCCCCTCCCTCGGAGGCGGCCGCTGATGAGCAAGCCCGTGGACGACGTGTACCTGACGTGGCTCTACAGGAGACCCTCCTATGGGCTGGAGCAGGCCGTGGGCATGCTCAAGAGgttccaggagctggacttcacCCACCCCAAGCAGTTTGTGTACATCAACGTCTTCCTGGACATGGCGCTGCAGAAGAAGGTGGGGAGGCAGTTCTGGCACTCCTGAAGGCTTTGGGGCTGCTCAGACTGAGGGCAGTCCCTCACCTGGTTTGCATTTTCTATTGTTCATTTTTAGGGGACCAACTCCCTGTGGTGATGTAATTTACACTCAAGTCctaatttctgtttgtttgctttaattttttttttattcctttgccAGAAAAAAGTGGATCCTTTTTCCAGTGGTGTCGCTCTCCCCCATCGCTTTACGGATGAGGTGAACAAGGTCTTGGTGTTCACAGAGGTGGGTGAGCCAGAATTCCTTCATTTTCATGGGGTTTTGTGCTCACAGAGGTGGGTGAGCTAGAAGTCCTTCATTTTCATGGGGTTTTGTGCTCACAGAGGTGGGTGAGGCAGAATTCCTTCATTTCCATGGGTTTTGGTGTCCAGCACACCCTTGCAGCTGTCCTTTGCCAATGAATCATTTTATCTCTGTGGGATGATCCCTGAGGGGTGCCATGGGTTTATTTGGTGGCTCTTTGGACTGAATTGTTTGGAATtctctccctgagctctgctggcagctaaTTGGCAGTgcagctgtttttatttttaattccttttttctctcaacAGAATGAGCAGGAAGCTGAGGTAGCTCGAGAGCACGGGGCTGCCATCGTGGGAGGAGTTGAATTAATCAAGTGGGTGtgtatttttcttaaagaattACATAAAAATCCTAATTGAAATTGGAGCCGGGAGGGGAGGAAGCCTGATGTCCAGTGAGCTctggctgggaggcagcaggcacagagatgTGTTTCTGTGCTTGGACCCTTTTGTAAACCAGCCTGAATGCAAGGAGTGGAATTGTGCTTGTTGCAGATCCTGGAGGATGAAATCCAGGCTGATTTCTAcgtggctgtccctgccatcaTCCCCAAGTTAATCCCCCTGAGGAACAAGCTGAGGAAGAAGTACCCCAGCACCAAGAGAAGTAAGGAGCAGTTCTTGCTTGCAGCTTTTAGCagttcctgagggagctggagcccTGGGGGTGCCCCTGGAATGGTTTTTGTCAGCATGTGGGGTTACTTTGGGAGTTAGGTTGTGGCTGCACCACTTGCCTTAGTCAAGGGAACTTTAGGGatcccttttttcctgcaaCAGGCAAACCTGGGGTAAGAACCCAGCATTTGGCTGCTGGGTGCCCTTATGCTTATTGATCCTGctgagaggggaaggagggaacaGGGAGACTGTTTCTGTGATCTCAGTGAGGGCACCATTGTCCTCTCTGTGAAACTGTGCTTTGCACTGGTGTTTGCTTTAATGAACAGATTGAATGATCTCTTTCCTGGTGCCACACCCTTCTGTGCCAATAAGCATTGCTCAGACagcttcttttgttttgtttctggacagattccctgggcagtgACATTCCCAGAATGGTGCAGTTCTTCAGGGAATGTCACGAGTACTCGGTGGAGGACGAGAGCGTCATCAAGACAAGGATAGCCAGAGTAAGTTGTGTGCAGAGCTCTTACAtttgctgccctgagcagaACTGTAGTAttcaaagaggggaaaaaaccatcTCTTCAGCCTCTCTCTCAAAGTTTTTGACCACTTTTTCACTAACCTCTGGAGAAAATACAACTCTTTGTTGTGTGCATCTTAGCTGTTTtaacttttggttttgttttgttttgttttttttttttgttttgttttgttttttttttttttttttttttttttttggtttttttttttttttttttttttttttggtaaggaATAAACTATGGGTTTGTAAGTCCATGGTCAATATGCAAAAGAGTCAAAAAGTCTTTGCTTTAACCAAATAATTAAAGAATTCTAATTTTGATAACTGTAGTTCTGGATTGGAGTAGGAAGCAAGAACTGTTTGTGTTacttgaaatagaaaataattttggcttatttattcattttctctgcCCTAAGctctggtgggtttttttgttttccttctggtttGCATCTTTGTAATCCTGCCTGATGTTTGGTGTTCCTCTAACtgagggtggcacaggcaggaagGGTAGGAAGTGCCTGGAGCtttgcctggcagtgctggagacaGATGAGTTTATAAATTCTCAgtagctgctctgagctgtgcatgGGCATTCCAGGGGCTTCCTTGTCTGTAGTTTTGTGTGTAGCTGGAATTCTTGACCTTGCTGTTGGAGGAGTCTGACTTAGTTAAGAAATAAGAAGGGAACTAAAGGATTTACTGTGGGAAGCTGGCATCTTCATTTGGGAACTATTTTGGAGTGCTTAGAACCCTCTGAGCATGACCTGTCTTCATCATGGAGCTGATGAGTTGGTTCTTTTGATGGATTTCATTCTGTTCAAGCTCCTGATGCCTCCAGTTCTAGGTGCTGATGCATTTGTGGCCTTTGACAGCTCGTCATTTTAGTAAGGTTTTTGCAAAAGCACTTGTGTATATGTTGGTTTTTTAAGAGttgtttttttaagagttttcaGCCCTTAAAGCTCCATGTTGTTACAAAGCCCTGGGAATTTCGTGTCCTGAGTGGAACTAGGGAGAAGAGTGAGCAAATCAGCATTTGGATAAGGCTGTTGATGGGATTTGTCACTCCTTCACAGAAAGGAAACCTATCCAAACGTAGAATAAACATCAACAGCAGTGCTGTCAGATCCATTCTCCTGGGCTCCAGGCATCATCACCATGACTAACTTGGCACTGTCCTTTTGCAGCTGGATATGCCCACTGAGCACATCATTGCCAACCTGAAAACAATTATCCAGGATATCTGCACCTTCAAGCCATCCAATTTTGGTAAGGTTTGTTCAGGCTGCAGCAAACCCAAGTGGGAGATGGGTGTTCTTTACTGGGTGGTCGTGCAGTTACCTTGCTGCTCTCCAAGTATCTCTaaaattcctgctcctccaaGGGAAAGTtgattctttctttccttttttttttttaatttgaatttcttAGCCAAAGGAATAATCAAGTCAACTTTAAGCAGAGGGCATCTGCTTAGCTGGACAGGAAATGGTGattcctgaaataattttaggCAAGGAGTTTTGTGTAAgctaaaatcccatttttttgtgTCGATACTTGCTTAATGTCTGCCAGAAGAATGATCTTGCTTCTCTCCCAGTGATGCTGCTCAGAGTAGCTGCAGAGACCAGACCATAAAAAGCCAAGTACACATGCCTTGAGAAGCCCAAATAAAAACTATAAGGGGTTACCTGACTTGAAATATAAAGTAGGTGGAGAAAGGAATGCTTTGTTTcgattattttttaaaatgaatttaaatcaATGTACATCAGCCCATTTTAGTGAGGATTAGCTTTTCTCCTGATTTGGAGTGTCAAGCCTGATTCTGGTGTTGTTCTTTCACTGCCTTGATGGCAAGGGGTGGAGTGACCAGTTGGGTGGTGCCCCTTGTGTTCCTAGATCCCATTGTGCAGAGGCTGGTTATCAGATCCTCCACCAGTGAAGGCTTGCTGCTGAACCTCGATGGAATCCTACCTCAGGTGgagaaagcagaggagaaagaggaagaagatgcAGCTGATGAGGATCAGCAAAAAGCTGTCCAGGAATCCGTTAGTACCTGACATCTTCTCCTTGTGGGCCTGGCGCTCCAGCTGGGGAAGCAGATGTGAAGTGTCACTCAAATCATGCTCTgtgagaacaaaaaataaatgcagcttGTGTATTTCATGTCTAAATTGGGTGTAAGGTTGTCAGGAGCAGGAGCCTGTTGTCAGAACCCAGCAAGTGTTTTCCCCCAAGGAAGAATCGGCCGTGTTTTGTAGGGGAGCGAGCATTCACCTTGCTCCCATGTTTCCTGGAATACCAGCTGCAGACCCGGCTCTTTGCCGCTATTTTCCGCTTTCCTTCCAGGAGGTGGCGCTCCCGGCcttccctcctgtgcaggcattGGAATTGCCTGGAATTTCTCctgaagtggttttttttggggcgtTCTGTTGCTGAACACTTGTTCGTAAAGCTGCACCCCGAAATGTAAGATGGTTCCAGAAAGGATTGGCTGTTTACCACAGGGATGAGCTGGTCCAGATCTGGAAAGGTTTAAATCATTCCTGCTACTGGAGGCAGGCCTCCTTTTTCCAAGAGCTTACTGGGATCTGGCTGCATGGGAGTTCTTTTAGCTCCCATCAGAAGCATTTGGCTGCTGTCAGTCAGGGTGACCAATTCCTGCCAGGCCACGCTGATTATTTTTGGTTGTGTGTGGGGTGCTTTGCTCAGAGTTTGatccaaaaattccctttgagGTGTGTATAGGAAGGTTTCACACTGACTTAATAGACTTTGCATGTTGCAAGTGGGAAAAGCAATGCCAGTGCACTGGGATATCTTTATTGCTTAGGAATTACACATGTAAGGGATGTTATGAGGCATTCCAGTGGTTGTGTGGTGTTTGCGACCCAAAATTTGAATGTGAGTTAGCTGTTGGTGTAGAAAAGCAAAGCCTGTGGTATTATCTGAAtagatttctcttttctctgttctCCTGGCTTATTTCCAAGACTTCACTGTCCATTTTGGGAAAAGATAGGCCTGCCCTCTTTGATGggtggatttaaaaaaaaagtgatgctTAAGCAGAAATGCACAGGTGAGCTTAAATCAGAAGCTCTCAGACTGCTGAGTGTGCTCTCAGAGAATAAAAGCATGGAATAACAAAGGTTCCTGCAGGGATCTGCACTTGGaaaatcccagagctgtggggacacaggcagTCTGGGCCTCTGGAGGTCAGGGGGGCAAGAGGAGGAGCTGGTGGGCTCAGCAAGTTTTCAGGTGCAGTTCTGAACTTGTGCTACTGATTGCTGAGGGAGTAatgcccctgctctgtgccatgcTGAAACAGTGCTGTACAAGCTGCTGAGTGCCTTGGGACTTCCTTTTATCCTGGAATGCTGGATTGGCATGGGGAGGGGAGAGATGGAAGGGATGATCACCAAGAGATGGCTCCTCTGTAATGAGCAGAGTCCCCAGACAGGCAGAGTGGGACTTGTACGTGTGGTTCTTGGGCTTTAGAAATCCCTATGATTGTCCCACTGAGCAtggaggcagtgctgcagcacctctAGCCCTGCAGATGATGTATGAGGGcttttaggtttgtttttgtggCCCTGCTGTTAGTTTAACTGAGGAGAAGAGCTGGGATTCAAGCTCAGCGAAACAGAAACATTTGCCCAAAGAAGGAGGAAGTTGTCCTGGgagcctgtgtgcagctgtggggagtGCAGGGCTGACACTCAGCCCCAACCTGGACTTGGAGGGAATTTGTGGCACTCCAAAAAACCTGGAATCCCTGTGGGTTAAGCTGAGTTCATGGGAGTTGTGCCattgctggaggagcagggcagggatgtgcagcTGCCACCAGTGCTGACAGGTTTTTAGTGCTGAGATGAGTGTTCTGAGTGATTAAATAGGATTTTGTTATCCATGTTCTGCAATACCACTGGTCTTGCCAGACTCTGGGAGAGAGGCTAATGCTGTAGCCAAAACTGTCCGTGTGGGAATAGTTGGATTGACTGAAATAGGacagaggagggagaaaagcTTTTGAGGCTGACAGAAAACGCTGTTAGGGATAAACATAATTTTCCAAGCAGTTATTTCTGTCAGTACCTCAGCTTGCAGGTGTCTAGAGGCTTCATCCCACCAGGACATGAAGGCAGAAGTGTCAGTGTGTCTCCTGCTtggaaaacaagaggaaaatgcCAGTCTTCCCAAATTGTCAGGTACTGGGAGATGCTGGGTGAAGGTCACACATGGTGACCCTGCCATGCCATGTTGTTTTTGTGGGCTAATCTcatggattttaaaaaggaatattaataaaattgtaaaaaacccagttaaaagctggaaaaatatttaagtgtcAGGGGTTCTGGAAGTGGGGAATGCACATGATGACAACTTCACTTGCCAGAGATGGATCCTTCTCAGAGCCATGCTTGTCCAGCTGTTCTGTGCAAGTGTGAGCCAGCACGTGGCCAGCTCTCCAGGAACACAAGGTATGTCTGCTCAATCTCTTCAGCCAGGGATTTGCCAAGTGGAGGAATGGCTCTTTCACACCAACTTGCAGAAAACTGACCTCTGCCTAGAGGTTTGGTAAAAGGGAGGCTAAAAGTGGTTAATTTCTACAACCCCAGTGACTTTTTGTGCCATTATGTCAAAgatctgtggcagcagctgacagCTGCATCGGTGCTTTGCAAGTTGTACCCTTCAGGCTTTCAGCCTTTGGACGATCTCATATTTCTCCTGAGAGAGTCTGAAGCTtatttgataattttatttgctgctaATCTGTAAGTAGACtcaaaacagaaatgctgcttttgtgtTCAATAGGATGTGAAGGACAAAACTTTAGCAAACTttgaatttctgaaaatttcaggTCTTTTGCGCTGAGTGCTAAACTTAAGAAATGCTGGAAATGAGTGCTTGCTAGagggaaaatctgaaaaattaccTAAGTTATGGGTCTGGAGTTCTGACTTTTAACAGGGTCTTTGGAGCAGTGTTGTGGGAACGGCAGGAAGGAAGGTAGGAGAAATAGGGAGGAGGAGGCAGTAGCTGGACTAGGGAAACAAGCTGTCAAAGCCtaaagaacagcagcaggaagataAAGAACAAAAATGGTGAAAAGATGGACCGGACACATTTATATGAAGCCTGTTCTGTATAAAGTTGTTGAACACTATGTGCTTGGCTTTAATTATTTTCACCTGTTCTGTATGAAATTATTGAACGCTCTGTGTGCTTGGTTTTAATTATTTGCACCTGTTCTTTCTTGCTGGCGTTTCTTTGAGTTTGGTCAAGTTGTCCAGAGTTTCACCTGAGGAGTTAGAAGGGACCTGGGGCTTGTGTGTTTTTTGCTGTGGGAATTCTGGCACAGTGATTGAAGGCATGCAGtcctgaggaggaaaaaaaaccctaaagaatCATTAGGAAGTGAATCAAAAGTGAGCAGATGGAGTTACCACGGGGAATTGTTATCAAATTGAGCTGCCATCGTTGCATTTAATCTGGTAAGCAGGAgatgaaggcagcagcagcaacccaGCCCTGTGCAACCAACTGTTGTGTGGAACTAGGGTACTGCTATAAAACAGGAACGCTGAAAttggcaggggaaaaaaaaaaaaaccaacatttaATTCACAGACTAGTAAAAATAAACTCACTTTCCAAGTTCATtttaatttggggtttggaatggCTGTAACTTCAAATTGGGGCTGTTTTTCTTTATCCTTTGTAGGAGCCAAACGTTCATTTGGAAACGTTGGCTCTGGGATGTGTTGAGTGTGCACTGCTGGAGGAAGCTTTTCTTGAATGGACATGgtactgtgtgtgtgtgcaagccAAGAAGAAATGGACATGGAAACAGGCGGCATCTGCTCCGTGCCCAGGTAGCCGGCGTGAGGGGGAGGAGAAGCCGGAATCCTACAAACGTAggctattaattttttaattcataacTAGGAAAAGGCTCATGAGTTTGAAAACCTGAGGTTGGAAAGGCTCCTAAACCCACCTTTTTTCCACAACCTTTCTTTGGACTGAccatttaattacaaaaaaaaagatgagaaaagcATCATATACTCTAGGCAAAGCACCATTTTTATGGTAAATACCCTAACCCTTTCCAAGTTAAATTGAACAATTTATCCCTTCATGAATTAAAGAGAAGAAAGGTTTCTTCataaatttaaacttttaacTTTGATTTCTAGAATTAATTCTATATTTGTTTCTCTAATTAATTCTAAAGTTCTGTTTCAGTCTTCCAATCCCCATCCCTCTTGGCACCCACCCCCACCCTGCAGACCCTCTCACAGAAAGATTGGCTGACATCCAGTCACATCCACACCATCCTTCCACAAAGCCAAGCCACCATAAAAAGATTCATAAAATCTGCAGGCCCCTGAACCTTGTTACTctgccaaaaaggaaaaagccagTCACATAAAATGGGATGGtatcaaggaaaaataaacattagggaagaaatggaaaactgaaaaggttgattttgggatgttttacaaaatatgcATAGTTATGTACTGAATGCAGAGTGATACCAATAATGATAGTACAAAGGGAGGAAGTTGGGTTAATACATGGAATCTGCATTTCTAAAAGAGTAACTAATTTACTGTTGTAAAACAAAGTCTTTTCTTACTTGCTGAACAGAATTTAATGTAATACAGTTAGTATAGATCTATTCACAGTATATATCCTCCTCTTGGCAAGATTCTCTAATCTTGCCAATCCTTCCAGGAGATAATACATCCCATCTGGAGGAAATGTTTCTCTTTCCCCCACCCTCCCATCTGTTATATATTTCTCTTAGATCCCCCGCCCTCAGCACTTTATCCTCTGATCATCCCTAGACCTGAGACTCTAGCTGTACAACCATTTTCACTTCCAGTCTCGCTGTACTTCTCTTTGgattttgccttgtgtttttatCACACTACTGAAACTCCAAGTCTGCAAGAATCTTAGTGGAATCCTCCTTCATCCCTAATTTCAAtcagtctttttctttcttttatcttGAAAATGTGAGTGGGCTCCCTGAACTC belongs to Zonotrichia leucophrys gambelii isolate GWCS_2022_RI chromosome 4, RI_Zleu_2.0, whole genome shotgun sequence and includes:
- the LOC135446435 gene encoding large ribosomal subunit protein uL1m-like isoform X3, with amino-acid sequence MAAPSACCLWRALAPRCGWVLPGLQQRFAVPAAVSPATARPYAAAAKAAKKDAKRSRQEKAKEAAKEKPLPRRRPLMSKPVDDVYLTWLYRRPSYGLEQAVGMLKRFQELDFTHPKQFVYINVFLDMALQKKKKVDPFSSGVALPHRFTDEVNKVLVFTENEQEAEVAREHGAAIVGGVELIKWILEDEIQADFYVAVPAIIPKLIPLRNKLRKKYPSTKRNSLGSDIPRMVQFFRECHEYSVEDESVIKTRIARLDMPTEHIIANLKTIIQDICTFKPSNFDPIVQRLVIRSSTSEGLLLNLDGILPQVEKAEEKEEEDAADEDQQKAVQESEPNVHLETLALGCVECALLEEAFLEWTWYCVCVQAKKKWTWKQAASAPCPVS
- the LOC135446435 gene encoding large ribosomal subunit protein uL1m-like isoform X1, producing MAAPSACCLWRALAPRCGWVLPGLQQRFAVPAAVSPATARPYAAAAKAAKKDAKRSRQEKAKEAAKEKPLPRRRPLMSKPVDDVYLTWLYRRPSYGLEQAVGMLKRFQELDFTHPKQFVYINVFLDMALQKKKKVDPFSSGVALPHRFTDEVNKVLVFTENEQEAEVAREHGAAIVGGVELIKWILEDEIQADFYVAVPAIIPKLIPLRNKLRKKYPSTKRNSLGSDIPRMVQFFRECHEYSVEDESVIKTRIARLDMPTEHIIANLKTIIQDICTFKPSNFDPIVQRLVIRSSTSEGLLLNLDGILPQVEKAEEKEEEDAADEDQQKAVQESEPNVHLETLALGCVECALLEEAFLEWTWYCVCVQAKKKWTWKQAASAPCPGSRREGEEKPESYKRRLLIF
- the LOC135446435 gene encoding large ribosomal subunit protein uL1m-like isoform X4, with the protein product MAAPSACCLWRALAPRCGWVLPGLQQRFAVPAAVSPATARPYAAAAKAAKKDAKRSRQEKAKEAAKEKPLPRRRPLMSKPVDDVYLTWLYRRPSYGLEQAVGMLKRFQELDFTHPKQFVYINVFLDMALQKKKKVDPFSSGVALPHRFTDEVNKVLVFTENEQEAEVAREHGAAIVGGVELIKWILEDEIQADFYVAVPAIIPKLIPLRNKLRKKYPSTKRNSLGSDIPRMVQFFRECHEYSVEDESVIKTRIARLDMPTEHIIANLKTIIQDICTFKPSNFDPIVQRLVIRSSTSEGLLLNLDGILPQVEKAEEKEEEDAADEDQQKAVQESSAEGTITTVFKMCSYGNMQHNL
- the LOC135446435 gene encoding large ribosomal subunit protein uL1m-like isoform X5, translating into MAAPSACCLWRALAPRCGWVLPGLQQRFAVPAAVSPATARPYAAAAKAAKKDAKRSRQEKAKEAAKEKPLPRRRPLMSKPVDDVYLTWLYRRPSYGLEQAVGMLKRFQELDFTHPKQFVYINVFLDMALQKKKKVDPFSSGVALPHRFTDEVNKVLVFTENEQEAEVAREHGAAIVGGVELIKWILEDEIQADFYVAVPAIIPKLIPLRNKLRKKYPSTKRNSLGSDIPRMVQFFRECHEYSVEDESVIKTRIARLDMPTEHIIANLKTIIQDICTFKPSNFDPIVQRLVIRSSTSEGLLLNLDGILPQVEKAEEKEEEDAADEDQQKAVQESVST
- the LOC135446435 gene encoding large ribosomal subunit protein uL1m-like isoform X2, which gives rise to MAAPSACCLWRALAPRCGWVLPGLQQRFAVPAAVSPATARPYAAAAKAAKKDAKRSRQEKAKEAAKEKPLPRRRPLMSKPVDDVYLTWLYRRPSYGLEQAVGMLKRFQELDFTHPKQFVYINVFLDMALQKKKKVDPFSSGVALPHRFTDEVNKVLVFTENEQEAEVAREHGAAIVGGVELIKWILEDEIQADFYVAVPAIIPKLIPLRNKLRKKYPSTKRNSLGSDIPRMVQFFRECHEYSVEDESVIKTRIARLDMPTEHIIANLKTIIQDICTFKPSNFDPIVQRLVIRSSTSEGLLLNLDGILPQVEKAEEKEEEDAADEDQQKAVQESEPNVHLETLALGCVECALLEEAFLEWTWYCVCVQAKKKWTWKQAASAPCPGSRREGEEKPESYKLS
- the LOC135446435 gene encoding large ribosomal subunit protein uL1m-like isoform X6, whose protein sequence is MSKPVDDVYLTWLYRRPSYGLEQAVGMLKRFQELDFTHPKQFVYINVFLDMALQKKKKVDPFSSGVALPHRFTDEVNKVLVFTENEQEAEVAREHGAAIVGGVELIKWILEDEIQADFYVAVPAIIPKLIPLRNKLRKKYPSTKRNSLGSDIPRMVQFFRECHEYSVEDESVIKTRIARLDMPTEHIIANLKTIIQDICTFKPSNFDPIVQRLVIRSSTSEGLLLNLDGILPQVEKAEEKEEEDAADEDQQKAVQESEPNVHLETLALGCVECALLEEAFLEWTWYCVCVQAKKKWTWKQAASAPCPGSRREGEEKPESYKRRLLIF